The following are encoded together in the Euwallacea fornicatus isolate EFF26 chromosome 11, ASM4011564v1, whole genome shotgun sequence genome:
- the ttk gene encoding protein tramtrack, beta isoform isoform X4: MSSLPYRFPDQYNQPLPAATAPSNMVTQRFCLRWNNHQSNLLSVFDQLLHDESFVDVTLAVEGQLLRAHKMILSACSPYFQTLFVNHPDKHPIVILKDVLYSDMKSLLDFMYRGEVSVDQDRLTHFLRVAESLRIKGLTEVNEEKCDNIANSLTQQNSTNIPNLQRIQQQHQNKRFASASSPPSGSFNMLGNYLMQPKRKRGRPRRLSGNSNGDESEAKDSVVQGSPEMLEVKMGMDGFTGNHSDGSSSKEEEDNAKVKEEGGEPVAGTSQEGRFDERRNSDDMPVASKQLQNNNVHCINFNSSLRREFGLPQSISIPQTEPLELRVDKSHPPREESLCSDLVVDESPVENGNGEVSRRPQGGKMVDIDEFMNYEVIEDDPQYDGPVCRYINYSKKISDPDKSARDFCIREKDNLYRCTVCDRVYTHISNFCRHYMTSHKMDVKMYTCPVCCKDFTRKDNMLAHLKIIHKQNAT, encoded by the exons ATGTCAAGTCTGCCCTATCGGTTCCCTGATCAGTACAACCAACCACTACCGGCGGCCACCGCCCCTTCAAACATGGTCACTCAACGTTTCTGCCTGCGATGGAACAATCATCAGTCCAATCTTCTCTCAGTCTTCGATCAACTTCTGCACGATGAGAGTTTCGTAGATGTGACCTTGGCAGTTGAGGGCCAACTCTTGAGGGCACATAAAATGATCCTTTCCGCGTGCAGCCCTTATTTTCAAACCCTCTTCGTCAACCACCCCGACAAACACCCCATTGTCATACTCAAGGATGTCCTGTATAGCGATATGAAGAGCTTGCTCGATTTCATGTATCGCGGGGAGGTCAGCGTGGATCAGGATAGATTGACGCATTTCTTGAGGGTGGCTGAAAGCTTGAGGATTAAGGGGTTGACCGAG GTGAACGAAGAAAAATGCGACAACATCGCCAACTCCCTTACTCAACAAAACTCGACCAATATTCCAAACCTGCAACGTATACAGCAACAGCACCAAAACAAACGTTTCGCCTCCGCCTCATCGCCTCCATCAGGGTCGTTCAACATGTTGGGCAACTACCTGATGCAGCCGAAGAGGAAACGAGGTAGGCCTAGAAGGTTGTCGGGCAATTCAAACGGCGACGAGTCTGAAGCCAAGGACTCTGTAGTCCAGGGTAGTCCGGAAATGTTGGAGGTTAAAATGGGTATGGATGGTTTTACAGGAAACCATTCGGATGGCAGTAGCAGTAAAGAAGAGGAGGATAACGCAAAGGTTAAGGAAGAGGGCGGTGAGCCCGTGGCTGGAACTTCGCAAGAGGGGAGGTTTGATGAGAGGCGGAACTCTGATGATATGCCCGTGG CCTCCAAGCAGCTTCAGAACAACAACGTCCATTGCATCAACTTCAACTCTTCCTTACGCCGAGAATTCGGCCTCCCCCAATCCATTTCGATTCCTCAAACCGAGCCCCTGGAGCTGAGAGTGGACAAGTCTCACCCTCCAAGGGAAGAATCTCTGTGCTCTGATTTGGTGGTGGACGAAAGTCCCGTTGAAAACGGAAACGGGGAGGTATCTCGGAGGCCTCAGGGCGGCAAGATGGTGGACATCGATGAGTTTATGAATTACGAGGTGATAGAGGATGACCCGCAATATGACGGGCCCGTGTGCAGATACATAAACTACTCGAAGAAGATCTCCGACCCGGACAAATCCGCCAGGGACTTTTGCATTAGGGAGAAGGATAATTTGTACAGGTGTACGGTGTGCGATCGCGTGTACACGCACATAAGCAACTTCTGCCGGCATTACATGACGTCGCACAAAATGGACGTCAAGATGTACACTTGCCCGGTGTGCTGCAAGGATTTCACTAGGAAGGATAATATGCTCGCGCACCTCAAGATTATCCACAAGCAAAATGCTACTTAA
- the ttk gene encoding protein jim lovell isoform X2, which translates to MSSLPYRFPDQYNQPLPAATAPSNMVTQRFCLRWNNHQSNLLSVFDQLLHDESFVDVTLAVEGQLLRAHKMILSACSPYFQTLFVNHPDKHPIVILKDVLYSDMKSLLDFMYRGEVSVDQDRLTHFLRVAESLRIKGLTEVNEEKCDNIANSLTQQNSTNIPNLQRIQQQHQNKRFASASSPPSGSFNMLGNYLMQPKRKRGNHSDGSSSKEEEDNAKVKEEGGEPVAGTSQEGRFDERRNSDDMPVDDYIDYSQENNQNHTNLPSSLTVIPQKQETVIISTEEARNMLNLEQIKVEPIDPLETCDSPSISKQPEVSLLPLSVEPGVHFLTDEESKAEENYEKKKWDFLEYMPQSNGSVVCKRCGEVLASRTHWYRHKYKVHVSSFANPSPLFKCEHCNVFFKSRKGYMGHYATRHGTEADLVEGLQKEPETSEGEMAPTSPPLITNRKKFADKGLDWEEQRVKEEKLVADIINRVRRECEAQGAVGSRRGYSRRTTSLMNC; encoded by the exons ATGTCAAGTCTGCCCTATCGGTTCCCTGATCAGTACAACCAACCACTACCGGCGGCCACCGCCCCTTCAAACATGGTCACTCAACGTTTCTGCCTGCGATGGAACAATCATCAGTCCAATCTTCTCTCAGTCTTCGATCAACTTCTGCACGATGAGAGTTTCGTAGATGTGACCTTGGCAGTTGAGGGCCAACTCTTGAGGGCACATAAAATGATCCTTTCCGCGTGCAGCCCTTATTTTCAAACCCTCTTCGTCAACCACCCCGACAAACACCCCATTGTCATACTCAAGGATGTCCTGTATAGCGATATGAAGAGCTTGCTCGATTTCATGTATCGCGGGGAGGTCAGCGTGGATCAGGATAGATTGACGCATTTCTTGAGGGTGGCTGAAAGCTTGAGGATTAAGGGGTTGACCGAG GTGAACGAAGAAAAATGCGACAACATCGCCAACTCCCTTACTCAACAAAACTCGACCAATATTCCAAACCTGCAACGTATACAGCAACAGCACCAAAACAAACGTTTCGCCTCCGCCTCATCGCCTCCATCAGGGTCGTTCAACATGTTGGGCAACTACCTGATGCAGCCGAAGAGGAAACGAG GAAACCATTCGGATGGCAGTAGCAGTAAAGAAGAGGAGGATAACGCAAAGGTTAAGGAAGAGGGCGGTGAGCCCGTGGCTGGAACTTCGCAAGAGGGGAGGTTTGATGAGAGGCGGAACTCTGATGATATGCCCGTGG ACGACTACATAGACTATTCCCAGGAAAACAACCAAAATCACACCAATCTACCATCGTCATTAACCGTTATACCCCAGAAACAAGAGACTGTCATCATATCAACTGAAGAAGCCCGCAACATGCTGAATCTAGAGCAAATAAAAG TGGAACCCATTGACCCATTAGAAACCTGCGACAGCCCTTCCATCTCTAAACAGCCTGAAGTGTCTTTGTTGCCGTTATCAGTGGAACCTGGGGTGCATTTCCTCACCGATGAGGAGTCCAAAGCGGAGGAGAACTACGAGAAGAAAAAGTGGGATTTTCTGGAGTACATGCCCCAATCCAACG GTAGCGTGGTATGTAAACGTTGCGGCGAAGTTCTAGCTTCCAGAACCCACTGGTACCGTCACAAATACAAAGTGCATGTTAGCAGCTTCGCGAACCCATCCCCTCTGTTTAAATGCGAGCATTGCAACGTCTTCTTCAAAAGTAGGAAGGGGTACATGGGGCATTACGCCACGCGACACGGCACTGAAGCCGACCTCGTGGAGGGGCTGCAGAAGGAGCCCGAAACGTCAGAAGGTGAAATGGCTCCTACATCGCCGCCCCTCATCACCAACAGGAAGAAGTTCGCTGACAAAGGGTTGGACTGGGAGGAGCAGAGGGTTAAAGAGGAGAAACTGGTGGCGGATATTATTAATAGAGTGCGGAGGGAATGCGAGGCTCAAGGGGCTGTAGGGTCGAGGAGGGGTTATAGCAGGAGAACCACGTCGCTGATGAATTGTTAG
- the ttk gene encoding protein jim lovell isoform X1, with protein sequence MSSLPYRFPDQYNQPLPAATAPSNMVTQRFCLRWNNHQSNLLSVFDQLLHDESFVDVTLAVEGQLLRAHKMILSACSPYFQTLFVNHPDKHPIVILKDVLYSDMKSLLDFMYRGEVSVDQDRLTHFLRVAESLRIKGLTEVNEEKCDNIANSLTQQNSTNIPNLQRIQQQHQNKRFASASSPPSGSFNMLGNYLMQPKRKRGRPRRLSGNSNGDESEAKDSVVQGSPEMLEVKMGMDGFTGNHSDGSSSKEEEDNAKVKEEGGEPVAGTSQEGRFDERRNSDDMPVDDYIDYSQENNQNHTNLPSSLTVIPQKQETVIISTEEARNMLNLEQIKVEPIDPLETCDSPSISKQPEVSLLPLSVEPGVHFLTDEESKAEENYEKKKWDFLEYMPQSNGSVVCKRCGEVLASRTHWYRHKYKVHVSSFANPSPLFKCEHCNVFFKSRKGYMGHYATRHGTEADLVEGLQKEPETSEGEMAPTSPPLITNRKKFADKGLDWEEQRVKEEKLVADIINRVRRECEAQGAVGSRRGYSRRTTSLMNC encoded by the exons ATGTCAAGTCTGCCCTATCGGTTCCCTGATCAGTACAACCAACCACTACCGGCGGCCACCGCCCCTTCAAACATGGTCACTCAACGTTTCTGCCTGCGATGGAACAATCATCAGTCCAATCTTCTCTCAGTCTTCGATCAACTTCTGCACGATGAGAGTTTCGTAGATGTGACCTTGGCAGTTGAGGGCCAACTCTTGAGGGCACATAAAATGATCCTTTCCGCGTGCAGCCCTTATTTTCAAACCCTCTTCGTCAACCACCCCGACAAACACCCCATTGTCATACTCAAGGATGTCCTGTATAGCGATATGAAGAGCTTGCTCGATTTCATGTATCGCGGGGAGGTCAGCGTGGATCAGGATAGATTGACGCATTTCTTGAGGGTGGCTGAAAGCTTGAGGATTAAGGGGTTGACCGAG GTGAACGAAGAAAAATGCGACAACATCGCCAACTCCCTTACTCAACAAAACTCGACCAATATTCCAAACCTGCAACGTATACAGCAACAGCACCAAAACAAACGTTTCGCCTCCGCCTCATCGCCTCCATCAGGGTCGTTCAACATGTTGGGCAACTACCTGATGCAGCCGAAGAGGAAACGAGGTAGGCCTAGAAGGTTGTCGGGCAATTCAAACGGCGACGAGTCTGAAGCCAAGGACTCTGTAGTCCAGGGTAGTCCGGAAATGTTGGAGGTTAAAATGGGTATGGATGGTTTTACAGGAAACCATTCGGATGGCAGTAGCAGTAAAGAAGAGGAGGATAACGCAAAGGTTAAGGAAGAGGGCGGTGAGCCCGTGGCTGGAACTTCGCAAGAGGGGAGGTTTGATGAGAGGCGGAACTCTGATGATATGCCCGTGG ACGACTACATAGACTATTCCCAGGAAAACAACCAAAATCACACCAATCTACCATCGTCATTAACCGTTATACCCCAGAAACAAGAGACTGTCATCATATCAACTGAAGAAGCCCGCAACATGCTGAATCTAGAGCAAATAAAAG TGGAACCCATTGACCCATTAGAAACCTGCGACAGCCCTTCCATCTCTAAACAGCCTGAAGTGTCTTTGTTGCCGTTATCAGTGGAACCTGGGGTGCATTTCCTCACCGATGAGGAGTCCAAAGCGGAGGAGAACTACGAGAAGAAAAAGTGGGATTTTCTGGAGTACATGCCCCAATCCAACG GTAGCGTGGTATGTAAACGTTGCGGCGAAGTTCTAGCTTCCAGAACCCACTGGTACCGTCACAAATACAAAGTGCATGTTAGCAGCTTCGCGAACCCATCCCCTCTGTTTAAATGCGAGCATTGCAACGTCTTCTTCAAAAGTAGGAAGGGGTACATGGGGCATTACGCCACGCGACACGGCACTGAAGCCGACCTCGTGGAGGGGCTGCAGAAGGAGCCCGAAACGTCAGAAGGTGAAATGGCTCCTACATCGCCGCCCCTCATCACCAACAGGAAGAAGTTCGCTGACAAAGGGTTGGACTGGGAGGAGCAGAGGGTTAAAGAGGAGAAACTGGTGGCGGATATTATTAATAGAGTGCGGAGGGAATGCGAGGCTCAAGGGGCTGTAGGGTCGAGGAGGGGTTATAGCAGGAGAACCACGTCGCTGATGAATTGTTAG
- the ttk gene encoding protein tramtrack, alpha isoform isoform X3: MSSLPYRFPDQYNQPLPAATAPSNMVTQRFCLRWNNHQSNLLSVFDQLLHDESFVDVTLAVEGQLLRAHKMILSACSPYFQTLFVNHPDKHPIVILKDVLYSDMKSLLDFMYRGEVSVDQDRLTHFLRVAESLRIKGLTEVNEEKCDNIANSLTQQNSTNIPNLQRIQQQHQNKRFASASSPPSGSFNMLGNYLMQPKRKRGRPRRLSGNSNGDESEAKDSVVQGSPEMLEVKMGMDGFTGNHSDGSSSKEEEDNAKVKEEGGEPVAGTSQEGRFDERRNSDDMPVDIQNMTQQQLLTPKVEVTETFDGKYEPGGSNNATPDSSRISTPESVLNNNNNMSSPSTSINPMSAPAQKPAKQRRMRRRATSQSQDPAEQLTEMSVRGLNLFRYASINEGIYQCTECAKMDVTKTFKNKYSFQRHAFLYHEGQQRKVFPCPVCAKEFSRPDKMKNHMKTVHDCFMPKDVVSDVMFPPAPMSPAHMAGYFPAI, translated from the exons ATGTCAAGTCTGCCCTATCGGTTCCCTGATCAGTACAACCAACCACTACCGGCGGCCACCGCCCCTTCAAACATGGTCACTCAACGTTTCTGCCTGCGATGGAACAATCATCAGTCCAATCTTCTCTCAGTCTTCGATCAACTTCTGCACGATGAGAGTTTCGTAGATGTGACCTTGGCAGTTGAGGGCCAACTCTTGAGGGCACATAAAATGATCCTTTCCGCGTGCAGCCCTTATTTTCAAACCCTCTTCGTCAACCACCCCGACAAACACCCCATTGTCATACTCAAGGATGTCCTGTATAGCGATATGAAGAGCTTGCTCGATTTCATGTATCGCGGGGAGGTCAGCGTGGATCAGGATAGATTGACGCATTTCTTGAGGGTGGCTGAAAGCTTGAGGATTAAGGGGTTGACCGAG GTGAACGAAGAAAAATGCGACAACATCGCCAACTCCCTTACTCAACAAAACTCGACCAATATTCCAAACCTGCAACGTATACAGCAACAGCACCAAAACAAACGTTTCGCCTCCGCCTCATCGCCTCCATCAGGGTCGTTCAACATGTTGGGCAACTACCTGATGCAGCCGAAGAGGAAACGAGGTAGGCCTAGAAGGTTGTCGGGCAATTCAAACGGCGACGAGTCTGAAGCCAAGGACTCTGTAGTCCAGGGTAGTCCGGAAATGTTGGAGGTTAAAATGGGTATGGATGGTTTTACAGGAAACCATTCGGATGGCAGTAGCAGTAAAGAAGAGGAGGATAACGCAAAGGTTAAGGAAGAGGGCGGTGAGCCCGTGGCTGGAACTTCGCAAGAGGGGAGGTTTGATGAGAGGCGGAACTCTGATGATATGCCCGTGG ACATACAAAACATGACCCAGCAACAGCTACTCACGCCCAAAGTGGAGGTGACCGAGACATTCGACGGAAAATACGAGCCGGGGGGCAGTAACAACGCCACCCCCGACTCAAGTAGGATAAGCACCCCCGAAAGCGTAttaaacaacaacaacaacatgAGCTCGCCCTCGACCAGTATCAATCCCATGAGCGCGCCTGCGCAGAAGCCGGCCAAGCAGCGGCGGATGCGGCGCAGGGCCACCTCCCAAAGCCAAGACCCGGCGGAGCAGCTCACAGAAATGTCCGTGAGAGGGCTGAATCTGTTCCGTTACGCGTCCATCAATGAGGGAATCTACCAATGCACAGAATGCGCCAAAATGGACGTGACCAAGACCTTTAAAAACAAGTACAGCTTCCAAAGGCACGCATTTTTGTACCACGAGGGGCAGCAAAGGAAGGTGTTTCCGTGTCCGGTTTGCGCAAAGGAGTTCTCCCGGCCGGACAAGATGAAGAACCACATGAAGACGGTGCACGATTGTTTCATGCCCAAGGATGTGGTCAGCGACGTCATGTTTCCGCCGGCACCCATGAGTCCTGCCCACATGGCTGGGTATTTCCCGGCTATATGA